Genomic window (Streptomyces liliiviolaceus):
GTGGGCGGCGACCTCTCCGCAGCTGGCCGGCATGGGCGGCGTCTACTGCGAGGACTGCGACATCGCCGAACTCGCCCCGGCCGACGGGACGCGGGTCGGCGTACGCGCGTACGCGGTCGACCCGGCGTCCGCGGCCCGCCTGTGGGCCCTCTCGGCGGAACTCACGGGCGTCGACGCCTTCGCCTGAGACGGCGGCGGCGGTTCGATTCAAGGCGCCGGGGCGACTCCCGGGCTCCGGCGTGCGCTCACGCGCTCACGCAGGGGATTCCTCCGGCTCCGGGTCCTCGGGGTGGACCGTGCTCGTCCCCTCGTCGCCCTGCCGGCCGGTGCCCGCCTCGTCGGTGTCGGGGACGTCGGTTTCGGGCTTCGCCCGGACGCCGCCGTCCCCGTCCTCGTCCGGCCCCGACCCGGGCGGCGTGACGACGTCCCAGGGGTCCTCGTCCTCCTGCACCTGCTGATCGGGCAGGTCCCGGGGTACGGGGCCTTCGCTCTCCTCGGGCGTCCTGGTCCCGTATTCGCTCACGGTGCGCTCCCCTCCTCGTCGGGCCACGTGGGGCGGAAGCCCTTGTCGGCCAGGGTGCGGGTACCTGCCGGAACCACCCGGCAAACCCGGGAGCCCCGGGCGTCAGTGCGGAGCGCGCTCCTCCAGGGCCGCCCGCCAGGCCGGTGGCGGGGTGTCCCCCGATCCCGGTCCCGTGCCCGGACGCCGGCCGCCGCGGGCGAAGAAGTCGGCCAGCGGAAGGATCGCCGCGCCGACCGTGACCGCGTCGGGCCCGAGGGCGCCGAGTTCGATGGTGACGCGCTCGGCCGGATGGCGCAGCGCGTACGAGACGGCGTGGGCGCGGACGGCGGGCAGGAAGCGGGAGCCCAGCTGGAGTCCGGCCCAGCCGCCGATGAGGATGCGTTCGGGCTGGAAGAGGTTGATCAGGTCGGAGAGGCCCGCGCCCAGGTACTCGGCCGTCTCCTCAAGGACGGCCAGCGCCACCGGGTCGGGCACGGGACCGGCACCGGCCGCGCCACGGACCGCCCCGCCGCCGGCCGCCGCACCCTCCGCAGCCCCGTCACCGCCGGCCGCCCCGTCGTCGGCCGCCGGGACGCCCGCGGACACTCCGAGACCCGTGGCCGCCCCGCCCTCGACCGGATAGGCCGCCGCCAGCATGGCCGTGAGGGCCGTCTCCTCGTCGACGCCCTTGGGCGGCCGTCCCCCGGCCTCCTCCCAGCGTTGCAGCAGGGCCTCGGCCCCTGCGTACGCCTCCAGGCAGCCGAGTGCGCCGCAGCGGCAGCGGCGCCCCCTGACCCGTACCGTGAGATGTCCCCATTCCACGGCCCGGCCCAGTTCCACGTCGTCCGAGACCAGGCTGGCGCCGACGCCGGAGCCGAAGAGGACCACGACCGCGTTGCGCGCGCCGCGTCCGGCGCCGAACCACATCTCGGCCTGGCCGAGGGTCTTGGCGCCGTTGTCGGTGAAGTACGGGACGGAGTCCGGGAGCCCGCAGGCGGTACGGAGCAGGGACTCCAGCGGGACGGCGGGCCAGCCGATGGTCTGGCCGTGCACGACGGCGCCGTCCGCCGCGGTGCGTTCCACGATGCCGGGTACGCCGATGCCGACGCCCAGCAGTCGCTCGGGGGCGATGCCGGCGGTGGCCAGGACCTCGGCGACGCCGTCGCGGATGTGGCCGACGATGACGTCGACGTCGTACCCCTGGTGCTCCAACGGCCTGTCGGTGCGGGCGAGTTCGGTCAGGGACAGGTCGAAGAGCTCGACGCGGACGCGGGTCTCGCCGACGTCCACGCCGATCATGTGGCCGCTGGCGGGGGCGACCCGGAGCAGGGTGCGGGGCCGGCCGCCGTCGGAGTCGACGCTGCCCGCCTCCTCCACCAGGCCCTCGGCGACGAGCTCGGCGACGACGTTGCTGATGGAGCCGGAGCTGAGCCCGGTGGCGGGCCCGAGTTCGAACCGGCTCATCGGTCCGTCGAAGTAGAGCCTCCTCAGCACGGCCGTGCGATTGCCTCGTCGCAGGTCACGTACCGTTCGCCCGTTCCGCCCCGCCATGTGTTCCCTTCCCGCCGTACCCCCGACCTGCAAGATACCGCTGCGCTATCCCTTGACGCGACTTTCTTCCGGGTCTTAACTCACGTCCTAAATTAAGCCGTGAGGGTCGTTCGGGAAGTGAACGCACGACGATCCTCTGTTTTCCCTCAGGAAGGGACGCCTGACGTCATGCGCAGAACCCGAGCCGCGGCCGCGAGCGCGGTCACTGTCTCCTTGCTGGCCGCCGTGACCGCGTGCGGCGGTGGCTCGTCGGCGGACGGCGGGTCCAACGACTCGCCGAAGACGCTCACCTACTGGGCCTCCAACCAGGGCCCGAGCATCGAGGCCGACAAGAAGATCCTCACTCCCGAGCTGAAGAAGTTCGAGAAGCAGACCGGCATCAAGGTGAAGCTGGAGGTCGTCCCC
Coding sequences:
- a CDS encoding ROK family transcriptional regulator, with protein sequence MAGRNGRTVRDLRRGNRTAVLRRLYFDGPMSRFELGPATGLSSGSISNVVAELVAEGLVEEAGSVDSDGGRPRTLLRVAPASGHMIGVDVGETRVRVELFDLSLTELARTDRPLEHQGYDVDVIVGHIRDGVAEVLATAGIAPERLLGVGIGVPGIVERTAADGAVVHGQTIGWPAVPLESLLRTACGLPDSVPYFTDNGAKTLGQAEMWFGAGRGARNAVVVLFGSGVGASLVSDDVELGRAVEWGHLTVRVRGRRCRCGALGCLEAYAGAEALLQRWEEAGGRPPKGVDEETALTAMLAAAYPVEGGAATGLGVSAGVPAADDGAAGGDGAAEGAAAGGGAVRGAAGAGPVPDPVALAVLEETAEYLGAGLSDLINLFQPERILIGGWAGLQLGSRFLPAVRAHAVSYALRHPAERVTIELGALGPDAVTVGAAILPLADFFARGGRRPGTGPGSGDTPPPAWRAALEERAPH